From one Gemmobacter sp. genomic stretch:
- a CDS encoding phosphoglycerate kinase yields MAWKTLDDMDLKDKTVLVRVDINVPVEDGKVTDATRIEKIVPTIRDVIAKGGRPVLLAHFDRPKGRVVPEMSLAQVFPALQAALPGHRVTFAEDCIGGPAKQAVSAMRPGDVVLLENTRFHPGEEKNDPMMAASLAALGDVYVNDAFSAAHRAHASTDGIARLLPACAGRQMQAELRALDAALGAPVRPVVAVVGGAKVSTKLDLLGNLVTRVNHLVIGGGMANTFLVAQGIEVGKSLAERDMADTARAIMAKAKAAGCTIHLPVDVVVAREFKANAAHETVPATACPADAMILDAGPRAVASIAQVFETCRTLIWNGPLGAFELEPFDAATNAAAAKAAELTTAGKLISVAGGGDTVAALNKAGVAEAFSYISTAGGAFLEWMEGKPLPGVEALEH; encoded by the coding sequence ATGGCCTGGAAGACGCTTGACGACATGGACCTGAAGGACAAGACGGTGCTTGTCCGGGTGGACATCAACGTGCCGGTCGAAGACGGCAAGGTGACCGATGCCACGCGGATCGAAAAGATCGTCCCCACCATCAGGGACGTGATCGCCAAGGGCGGGCGCCCGGTGCTGCTGGCGCATTTCGACCGGCCCAAGGGCAGGGTCGTGCCGGAAATGAGCCTGGCGCAGGTGTTCCCCGCGTTGCAGGCCGCCCTGCCCGGCCACCGCGTGACCTTTGCCGAAGATTGCATCGGCGGCCCGGCCAAGCAGGCGGTTTCGGCCATGCGTCCCGGTGATGTGGTGCTGCTGGAAAACACCCGTTTTCACCCGGGCGAGGAAAAGAACGATCCCATGATGGCCGCCTCGCTGGCGGCGCTTGGCGATGTCTATGTGAACGATGCGTTTTCCGCCGCGCACCGCGCCCATGCCTCGACCGATGGCATCGCGCGGTTGCTGCCGGCCTGCGCCGGGCGCCAGATGCAGGCCGAACTGCGCGCGCTGGATGCCGCCCTTGGCGCACCTGTGCGCCCGGTGGTCGCCGTGGTGGGCGGCGCCAAGGTTTCCACCAAGCTCGACCTGCTGGGCAATCTGGTGACGCGCGTGAACCATCTGGTGATCGGCGGCGGCATGGCCAACACCTTCCTGGTGGCGCAGGGGATCGAGGTTGGCAAAAGCCTGGCCGAACGCGACATGGCCGATACCGCCCGCGCCATCATGGCCAAGGCCAAGGCGGCGGGCTGCACCATCCACCTGCCGGTGGATGTGGTCGTCGCGCGCGAGTTCAAGGCGAATGCCGCGCATGAAACCGTGCCCGCGACCGCCTGCCCGGCCGATGCGATGATCCTGGATGCCGGGCCGCGGGCGGTGGCCAGCATCGCGCAGGTGTTCGAAACCTGCCGCACGCTGATCTGGAACGGCCCCTTGGGCGCGTTTGAACTGGAACCCTTCGATGCCGCCACCAACGCCGCCGCCGCCAAGGCGGCCGAGCTGACGACGGCGGGCAAGCTGATCTCGGTCGCCGGGGGCGGCGATACGGTGGCAGCGCTGAACAAGGCCGGCGTGGCCGAGGCGTTCAGCTATATCTCCACCGCCGGCGGCGCCTTCCTGGAATGGATGGAAGGCAAGCCCCTGCCCGGCGTCGAGGCGCTGGAGCATTGA
- the aroQ gene encoding type II 3-dehydroquinate dehydratase, producing the protein MRQILLLNGPNLNLLGQRQPEIYGRETLADVVAACTRLAQGFGLGLVAHQSNREYELIDWVHQARGQMAGILINPGAFTHTSVALLDALNAFEAPVIEVHISNIHKRESFRHHSYVSLRAEGVIAGCGVQGYELAVQRLARLIG; encoded by the coding sequence ATGCGCCAGATCCTGCTGCTGAACGGCCCCAACCTGAACCTGCTGGGACAGCGCCAGCCCGAGATCTACGGGCGCGAGACGCTGGCCGATGTGGTCGCGGCCTGCACCAGACTGGCGCAGGGCTTTGGCCTGGGACTGGTGGCGCATCAGTCGAACCGGGAATACGAACTGATCGACTGGGTGCATCAGGCCCGCGGGCAGATGGCGGGGATCCTGATCAACCCCGGCGCCTTCACCCATACCTCGGTCGCGCTGCTGGATGCGCTGAACGCTTTCGAGGCGCCGGTGATCGAGGTGCATATCTCGAACATCCACAAGCGCGAATCGTTCCGGCACCATTCCTATGTCAGCCTGCGCGCCGAAGGCGTGATCGCGGGCTGCGGCGTGCAGGGCTATGAACTGGCCGTGCAGCGGCTGGCGCGGCTGATCGGGTAA
- a CDS encoding PAS domain-containing protein, whose product MRLVWNGRGKGSDVTGATQPAQFAQLEGYWQALRPADGALPRRADFDPRGIADMLECCLLLERIASGQVRIRLAGMALCDLLGMDLRGMPLSALMVPEARVALAAHLERVFAGPAIGRYRLEGERGFMRAPCMGDMLVLPLLGQSGRPDRALACLVTDGRAGPAPRRFALAMGGSRPIGGLVARPAPTPVPGMAEAPAPFAGPGRPHLRLVKG is encoded by the coding sequence ATGCGGCTGGTGTGGAACGGACGCGGAAAGGGTTCGGATGTGACGGGCGCGACGCAGCCTGCGCAGTTCGCGCAGCTGGAAGGCTACTGGCAGGCGTTGCGCCCGGCGGATGGCGCCTTGCCGCGGCGCGCGGATTTCGACCCGCGCGGCATTGCCGATATGCTGGAATGCTGCCTGCTGCTGGAACGCATCGCATCGGGCCAGGTGCGGATCCGGCTGGCGGGCATGGCGCTGTGCGATCTGCTGGGGATGGACCTGCGCGGCATGCCGCTGTCGGCGCTGATGGTGCCCGAGGCGCGGGTCGCGCTGGCGGCGCATCTGGAACGGGTGTTCGCCGGCCCTGCCATCGGCCGCTACCGGCTGGAGGGGGAGCGCGGATTCATGCGGGCGCCCTGCATGGGGGATATGCTGGTCTTGCCGCTGCTGGGCCAGTCGGGGCGGCCGGACCGGGCGCTGGCCTGCCTGGTGACCGATGGCCGCGCCGGCCCCGCGCCGCGCCGCTTTGCGCTGGCGATGGGGGGCAGCCGGCCGATTGGCGGGCTGGTGGCCCGGCCCGCACCCACGCCGGTTCCCGGCATGGCCGAGGCGCCGGCCCCCTTTGCCGGGCCGGGCCGCCCGCATCTGCGGCTGGTCAAGGGCTGA
- a CDS encoding class II 3-deoxy-7-phosphoheptulonate synthase — MAKGWSKSDWRAKPRIQMPDYPDQAALNAVEAQLAKYPPLVFAGEARRLKRHLAEVSQGKAFLLQGGDCAESFAEFSADNIRDTFKVLLQMAVVLTFGAKVPVVKVGRMAGQFAKPRSAPTEVIGGAELPSYRGDIVNGFDFTPEARVPDPARMLQAYTQAAASLNLLRAFSTGGYADIHRVHSWTLGFAEHDKAERYREISNRISDALDFMSAAGVDGSSVHQLSTVEFYTSHEALLLEYEEALCRIDSTTGLPVAGSGHMIWIGDRTRQPDGAHVEFCRGVQNPIGLKCGPSMTTDDLKRLMATLNPENEAGRLTLIARFGAGKAGEHLPRLIRAVQDEGAHVVWSCDPMHGNTIKSASGYKTRPFDSVLREVREFFAVHKAEGTVPGGVHFEMTGQDVTECTGGLRAVTDEDLSSRYHTACDPRLNASQSLELAFLVAEELSAQRRTPAAAVL; from the coding sequence ATGGCCAAGGGGTGGAGCAAATCGGACTGGCGCGCCAAGCCGCGGATCCAGATGCCGGACTATCCCGATCAGGCCGCGCTGAACGCGGTTGAAGCGCAGCTGGCGAAATACCCCCCGCTGGTCTTCGCGGGCGAGGCGCGGCGGCTGAAACGCCATCTGGCCGAAGTGTCGCAAGGCAAGGCCTTCCTGCTGCAAGGCGGCGACTGCGCGGAAAGTTTCGCGGAATTCAGCGCCGACAACATCCGCGACACCTTCAAGGTGCTGTTGCAGATGGCGGTGGTCCTGACCTTTGGCGCCAAGGTGCCGGTGGTCAAGGTCGGCCGCATGGCCGGCCAGTTCGCCAAGCCCCGCAGCGCACCGACCGAAGTGATCGGCGGTGCCGAACTGCCCAGCTATCGCGGCGATATCGTCAACGGCTTCGACTTCACCCCCGAGGCGCGGGTTCCCGATCCGGCCCGCATGTTGCAGGCCTATACCCAGGCGGCGGCCAGCCTGAACCTGCTGCGCGCCTTCTCGACCGGCGGCTATGCCGATATCCACCGCGTCCATTCCTGGACGCTGGGCTTTGCCGAACATGACAAGGCCGAACGCTACCGCGAGATTTCCAACCGGATTTCCGACGCGCTGGATTTCATGTCGGCGGCGGGGGTGGATGGATCCAGCGTGCATCAGCTGTCCACGGTGGAATTCTACACCAGCCACGAAGCCCTGCTGCTGGAATACGAAGAGGCGCTGTGCCGCATCGACAGCACCACCGGCCTGCCGGTGGCAGGGTCGGGCCACATGATCTGGATCGGTGACCGCACCCGGCAACCCGATGGCGCGCATGTGGAATTCTGCCGCGGCGTGCAAAATCCGATCGGGCTGAAATGCGGCCCCTCGATGACCACCGATGACCTCAAGCGCCTGATGGCCACCCTGAACCCGGAAAACGAGGCCGGCCGCCTGACCCTGATCGCCCGGTTCGGCGCCGGCAAGGCGGGCGAACACCTGCCCCGCCTGATCCGCGCCGTGCAGGACGAAGGCGCCCATGTCGTCTGGTCCTGCGACCCGATGCACGGCAATACCATCAAGTCGGCCTCGGGCTACAAGACCCGCCCCTTCGATTCCGTCCTGCGCGAGGTGCGCGAGTTCTTTGCCGTCCACAAGGCCGAAGGCACCGTCCCCGGCGGCGTGCATTTCGAGATGACGGGCCAGGATGTCACCGAATGCACCGGCGGGCTGCGCGCGGTCACGGACGAGGATCTGTCCAGCCGCTACCACACCGCCTGCGACCCCCGGCTGAATGCCAGCCAGTCGCTGGAACTGGCCTTTCTGGTGGCCGAGGAACTGTCGGCCCAGCGTCGCACCCCCGCTGCGGCGGTGCTGTAA
- the rarD gene encoding EamA family transporter RarD, translating into MADTVLQPARDGDSPRGFAFALAAYLMWGVLPLYMKALADVPTLEVLAHRVLWSLPVALAILVWLGRTADLRAALASPRMLAMATLTAALISVNWGLYVYAVQSGQAMEAALGYYINPLFSVLLGRVLLGERLDRLQWLSVALAAIAVSILTVESGRVPLLAISMMLTWGFYAYFKKSLPLGPNQGFTLEVILLTPFALGYAVWLAVTGKAVFLNGDGSTTALLIGAGLVTAVPLMLFGNGAKLLRLTTIGIMQYITPTMIFLTAVFLFGEPFGRANAIAFPIIWAALVIYSIALVRQVRRG; encoded by the coding sequence ATGGCCGATACCGTCTTGCAGCCCGCCAGGGATGGCGACAGCCCGCGCGGCTTTGCCTTTGCGCTGGCCGCCTATCTGATGTGGGGGGTGCTGCCCCTGTACATGAAGGCGCTGGCCGATGTTCCCACGCTCGAGGTGCTGGCGCATCGGGTGCTGTGGTCGCTGCCGGTGGCGCTGGCGATCCTGGTCTGGCTGGGCCGCACGGCCGATCTGCGGGCCGCGCTGGCCAGCCCGCGCATGCTGGCCATGGCCACGCTGACGGCGGCGCTGATCTCGGTCAACTGGGGGCTGTATGTCTATGCCGTGCAGTCCGGCCAGGCGATGGAGGCGGCGCTAGGCTATTACATCAACCCGCTGTTCAGCGTGCTCTTGGGCCGCGTCCTGCTGGGCGAACGGCTGGACCGGCTGCAATGGCTGTCGGTCGCGCTGGCGGCCATCGCTGTCAGCATCCTGACGGTCGAGAGCGGGCGGGTGCCACTGCTGGCCATCAGCATGATGCTGACCTGGGGGTTCTATGCCTATTTCAAGAAGTCCCTGCCGCTGGGCCCCAATCAGGGCTTCACGCTGGAGGTGATCCTGCTGACGCCCTTTGCACTTGGCTATGCGGTCTGGCTGGCGGTCACCGGCAAGGCGGTGTTCCTGAACGGCGACGGGTCCACAACGGCGCTGCTGATCGGCGCGGGGCTGGTCACCGCCGTGCCGCTGATGCTGTTCGGCAATGGCGCCAAGCTGTTGCGGCTGACCACCATCGGCATCATGCAATACATCACCCCGACGATGATCTTCCTGACGGCCGTGTTCCTGTTCGGCGAACCATTCGGCCGGGCAAACGCCATCGCCTTTCCGATCATCTGGGCGGCGCTGGTGATCTATAGCATCGCGCTGGTGCGGCAGGTGCGGCGGGGTTAA
- a CDS encoding cupin domain-containing protein produces the protein MSAQAIIARLGLQPHPEGGWYRQTWVAENDGRPTATAILFLLQAAEVSHWHRVDATEIWLFHAGAPLILSMAETDAGPARDHVLGPDVLAGQMPQLIVPPHHWQAARTTGDYTLVSCTVSPGFRFEGFTLAPPGFDIPRA, from the coding sequence TTGAGCGCACAGGCGATCATTGCCCGCCTGGGGCTGCAACCCCATCCCGAAGGCGGCTGGTATCGCCAGACCTGGGTGGCCGAAAATGATGGCCGCCCCACGGCGACCGCCATCCTGTTCCTGTTGCAGGCCGCCGAGGTCAGCCACTGGCACCGGGTGGATGCCACCGAAATCTGGCTGTTCCACGCTGGTGCCCCGCTGATCCTGTCCATGGCGGAAACCGATGCCGGCCCCGCGCGCGACCATGTGCTGGGCCCCGATGTGCTGGCAGGCCAGATGCCCCAGCTGATCGTGCCGCCGCACCACTGGCAGGCGGCGCGCACGACCGGCGATTACACGCTGGTCTCCTGCACCGTTTCGCCCGGGTTCCGGTTCGAGGGGTTCACCCTCGCCCCACCCGGCTTCGACATTCCCCGCGCCTGA
- a CDS encoding peptidylprolyl isomerase — MAEIKDPENTIIMTLKDGDVVIELLPAVAPKHAERMKALARSGAYDGVVFHRVIEGFMAQTGDVENGNADSPAFNIRRAGTGGSDLPDLPAEFSKLPHDRGTLGAARSQNPNSANSQFFINFKDNHFLNGQYTVYGRVIAGMEFVDKIVRGEPPASPDKMVKVKVAADA, encoded by the coding sequence ATGGCCGAGATCAAGGATCCCGAAAACACCATCATCATGACGCTGAAGGACGGCGATGTGGTGATCGAACTGCTGCCGGCGGTGGCACCCAAGCATGCCGAGCGGATGAAGGCCCTGGCGCGGTCGGGCGCCTATGATGGCGTGGTGTTCCACCGCGTGATCGAAGGCTTCATGGCGCAGACCGGCGACGTGGAAAACGGCAATGCCGACAGCCCGGCGTTCAACATCCGCCGCGCGGGCACGGGCGGCAGCGACCTGCCCGATCTGCCGGCCGAATTTTCCAAGCTGCCGCACGACCGCGGCACGCTGGGCGCCGCCCGGTCGCAGAACCCCAACAGCGCGAACAGCCAGTTCTTCATCAACTTCAAGGACAACCATTTCCTGAACGGGCAATACACGGTCTATGGCCGGGTGATTGCCGGGATGGAATTCGTCGACAAGATCGTCCGTGGCGAGCCGCCGGCAAGCCCTGACAAGATGGTCAAGGTCAAGGTGGCCGCCGATGCGTAA
- the ssb gene encoding single-stranded DNA-binding protein, translated as MAGSVNKVIIIGNLGRDPEVRSFQNGGKVVNLRIATSETWRDKASGERKERTEWHSVAIFNEPLAKIAEQYLRKGSTVYIEGQLETRKWQDQSGQDRYTTEIVLRPYNGNLTLLGGRGEGGGGSGGYEGGSAGGGGGYGGGRDQGGYGGSQGGGRDQGGYGGGQGSGGGRGADFDDEIPF; from the coding sequence ATGGCGGGTTCGGTCAACAAGGTCATCATCATCGGCAATCTGGGCCGCGACCCCGAGGTGCGCAGCTTTCAGAACGGTGGCAAGGTGGTGAACCTGCGGATCGCGACAAGCGAGACCTGGCGCGACAAGGCCAGCGGCGAACGCAAGGAACGCACCGAATGGCATTCGGTCGCGATCTTCAACGAACCGCTGGCCAAGATCGCCGAACAATATCTGCGCAAGGGTTCGACCGTCTATATCGAGGGCCAGCTGGAAACCCGCAAATGGCAGGACCAGTCGGGCCAGGACCGCTATACCACCGAAATCGTGCTGCGCCCCTATAACGGCAACCTGACGCTGCTGGGCGGCCGCGGCGAAGGCGGTGGCGGCAGCGGCGGCTACGAAGGCGGCAGCGCGGGCGGCGGTGGCGGCTATGGTGGCGGGCGCGACCAGGGCGGATACGGCGGCAGCCAGGGCGGCGGGCGCGATCAGGGCGGCTACGGCGGCGGCCAGGGCAGCGGCGGTGGCCGTGGCGCGGATTTCGACGACGAAATCCCGTTCTGA
- a CDS encoding PQQ-dependent sugar dehydrogenase, whose amino-acid sequence MTAFRPAMVPPLFAALLAGAPVQAAQVQTSAGALTIAPVVQGLEEPWGFGFLPDGTVLVTERAGRLLRVADGTATPIQGLPKVQAGGQGGLLDVMIPRDFTTSREVWLSYSVAVRGGAATAMGRGRLSADGQQLEGFETLWTGDPAQGGRHFGARLAEAPDGTIRLATGDRGTGPDGMQAQDPASSIGKVMGFTRAGKPLPSPDGWAPGVVSIGHRNVQGAAFGPDGSFWVAEHGARGGDEVNRVEPGRNYGWPAISYGVNYNGATIGTGTTAPGMEQPSHYWDPSMAPSGLAIWTGGQMPGWTGSLLVGSLKFDHIARLDPAQGFAEELIAAPETGRVRDVRQGPDGALWFLSVTNGALYRMAPGG is encoded by the coding sequence ATGACCGCATTTCGCCCGGCCATGGTGCCCCCGCTGTTCGCCGCCCTGCTTGCAGGTGCCCCTGTTCAGGCCGCCCAGGTCCAGACCTCGGCCGGGGCGCTGACCATTGCGCCCGTGGTGCAGGGGTTGGAGGAGCCCTGGGGCTTTGGCTTTCTGCCTGATGGAACGGTTCTGGTAACCGAACGGGCGGGGCGGCTGCTGCGCGTGGCAGATGGCACGGCCACCCCCATCCAGGGCCTGCCCAAGGTGCAGGCCGGCGGGCAGGGCGGTTTGCTGGACGTGATGATCCCGCGCGATTTCACCACCAGCCGCGAAGTCTGGCTGTCATATTCCGTGGCCGTGCGGGGCGGGGCGGCAACGGCCATGGGGCGCGGCCGGCTGTCGGCCGATGGCCAGCAGCTGGAAGGGTTCGAGACGCTGTGGACCGGCGATCCGGCGCAGGGCGGGCGCCACTTCGGCGCCCGGCTGGCCGAGGCGCCGGATGGCACCATCCGCCTTGCCACCGGCGACCGCGGCACCGGGCCCGACGGGATGCAGGCGCAGGATCCGGCCAGCAGCATCGGCAAGGTCATGGGGTTCACCCGGGCCGGTAAGCCGCTGCCATCACCCGATGGCTGGGCGCCCGGCGTGGTCAGCATCGGCCACCGCAACGTGCAGGGCGCGGCCTTTGGCCCCGACGGCAGTTTCTGGGTGGCCGAACATGGCGCAAGGGGCGGGGACGAGGTGAACCGGGTGGAACCCGGGCGCAACTATGGCTGGCCGGCGATTTCCTATGGCGTCAACTACAACGGCGCCACCATCGGCACCGGCACCACGGCGCCCGGCATGGAACAGCCCAGCCATTACTGGGATCCGTCGATGGCGCCATCGGGCCTTGCGATCTGGACCGGCGGGCAGATGCCGGGCTGGACGGGCAGCCTGCTGGTGGGCAGCCTGAAGTTCGACCATATCGCCCGGCTGGACCCCGCGCAGGGCTTTGCCGAAGAACTGATCGCCGCCCCCGAAACCGGCCGGGTGCGCGATGTGCGGCAGGGGCCGGACGGCGCGCTGTGGTTCCTGTCGGTGACCAACGGCGCGCTTTATCGCATGGCGCCGGGGGGTTAA
- a CDS encoding heavy-metal-associated domain-containing protein — protein sequence MNLSIPDMNCGHCRASVTRALTELDPQAKVAVDLTARTAQVETTAPLPAVIAALDAVGFAATPA from the coding sequence ATGAACCTGTCCATCCCCGACATGAACTGCGGCCATTGCCGCGCCTCGGTCACCCGCGCGCTGACCGAGCTGGATCCGCAGGCGAAAGTCGCCGTGGACCTGACCGCCCGCACCGCCCAGGTGGAAACCACCGCGCCGCTGCCGGCCGTCATCGCGGCGCTGGATGCCGTGGGGTTTGCCGCCACCCCGGCCTGA
- a CDS encoding lytic transglycosylase domain-containing protein, with protein MRAILLVAVLAGLGLGAGGAMAQGLKPGKAAKGRDALFSQQARLLDSRLAKQYSNSVTLTPNGKKQKSTASTSGMIPRYAGRYRGEYLATARAAAQRHGIPEDLFLRLVQQESGFNPGAVSPKGATGLAQLMPDTARGLGVDINDPHQNLDGGARYLKQMYGRFGNWRHALAAYNAGPEAVAKHNGIPPYAETQAYVIAILGN; from the coding sequence ATGCGGGCAATCTTGCTGGTTGCGGTGCTGGCGGGCCTTGGCTTGGGCGCCGGTGGGGCGATGGCACAGGGGCTGAAACCGGGCAAGGCGGCCAAGGGGCGCGATGCCCTGTTTTCGCAACAGGCGCGGCTGCTGGATTCGCGGCTGGCCAAGCAATATTCCAATTCGGTCACGCTGACGCCGAACGGCAAGAAGCAGAAATCCACCGCCTCGACCAGCGGGATGATCCCGCGCTATGCCGGGCGCTATCGCGGCGAATATCTGGCCACCGCGCGGGCCGCCGCGCAGCGCCATGGCATCCCCGAGGATCTGTTCCTGCGGCTGGTCCAGCAGGAATCGGGGTTCAACCCCGGCGCGGTTTCGCCCAAAGGGGCCACGGGGCTGGCACAGCTGATGCCCGATACCGCCCGCGGCCTGGGGGTGGATATCAACGATCCGCACCAGAACCTGGATGGCGGCGCGCGCTATCTGAAACAGATGTATGGCCGGTTCGGCAACTGGCGCCATGCGCTGGCCGCCTATAATGCCGGCCCCGAGGCGGTGGCCAAGCACAACGGGATCCCGCCCTATGCGGAAACCCAGGCCTATGTCATCGCCATTCTGGGCAACTAG
- the trpB gene encoding tryptophan synthase subunit beta: MADTALNSYMTGPDDSGRFGIFGGRFVSETLMPLILELERQYDIAKTDPTFWAEMDDLWKHYVGRPSPLYFAERLTSHLGGAKVYLKREELNHTGAHKINNVLGQIILARRMGKERIIAETGAGQHGVATATVCAKFGLKCIVYMGAHDVERQAPNVFRMRLLGAEVIPVTSGRGTLKDAMNDALRDWVTNVRDTFYCIGTVAGPHPYPAMVRDFQSIIGRETRWQLEEQEGAGRLPDVLVAAVGGGSNSMGLFHPFLDDASVRIVGVEAGGKGVDDRMEHCASLTGGRPGVLHGNRTYLLQDADGQILEGYSISAGLDYPGIGPEHSWLHDIGRVEYVSITDAEALEAFQLCCAQEGIIPALESSHALAQAAKLAPTLPKDQIIVVNLSGRGDKDIFTVARHLGFDMKI; the protein is encoded by the coding sequence ATGGCGGATACTGCGCTCAACAGCTACATGACCGGGCCGGACGACTCGGGCCGCTTTGGCATCTTCGGCGGGCGTTTCGTGTCGGAAACCCTGATGCCGCTGATCCTGGAACTGGAACGCCAGTATGACATCGCCAAGACCGATCCCACCTTCTGGGCGGAAATGGACGATCTGTGGAAGCATTACGTCGGCCGCCCCTCGCCGCTGTATTTCGCGGAACGGCTGACCAGCCACCTGGGCGGTGCCAAGGTATATCTCAAGCGCGAGGAACTGAACCACACCGGCGCGCACAAGATCAACAACGTGCTGGGCCAGATCATCCTGGCCCGCCGCATGGGCAAGGAACGCATCATCGCCGAGACAGGCGCGGGCCAGCATGGCGTGGCCACGGCCACCGTCTGCGCCAAGTTCGGGCTGAAATGCATCGTCTACATGGGCGCGCATGATGTGGAACGTCAGGCGCCCAACGTGTTCCGCATGCGCCTGCTGGGCGCCGAGGTGATCCCGGTGACCTCGGGGCGCGGCACGCTGAAGGATGCCATGAACGATGCGCTGCGCGACTGGGTGACCAACGTGCGCGACACGTTCTACTGCATCGGCACCGTGGCCGGCCCGCACCCCTACCCCGCGATGGTGCGCGACTTCCAGTCGATCATCGGCCGCGAAACCCGCTGGCAGCTGGAGGAGCAAGAGGGCGCAGGCCGTCTGCCCGACGTGCTGGTGGCCGCCGTCGGCGGCGGATCGAACTCCATGGGCCTGTTCCACCCGTTCCTTGATGACGCTTCGGTGCGCATCGTCGGGGTCGAGGCGGGCGGCAAGGGCGTGGACGACCGCATGGAACATTGCGCCAGCCTGACCGGCGGCCGGCCCGGCGTGCTGCACGGCAACCGCACCTATCTGTTGCAGGATGCCGATGGGCAGATCCTGGAAGGCTATTCCATCTCGGCCGGCCTCGATTACCCCGGCATCGGGCCGGAACATTCCTGGCTGCACGATATCGGCCGCGTCGAATATGTGTCGATCACCGATGCCGAGGCGCTGGAGGCGTTCCAGCTGTGCTGCGCGCAGGAAGGCATCATCCCGGCGCTGGAATCCTCGCATGCGCTGGCCCAGGCGGCCAAGCTGGCCCCGACCCTGCCCAAGGACCAGATCATCGTGGTCAACCTGTCGGGTCGGGGCGACAAGGATATCTTCACGGTGGCCAGGCACCTTGGCTTTGACATGAAGATCTAG
- a CDS encoding arsenate reductase family protein, whose protein sequence is MADLTLYGIPTCDTCKKAQKALVNAGHAVTFRDVRMAPLSEAEIDELVTEFGPAIINRQSTTWRSLSDFLRESDPEAQLAAQPTLMKRPVIRGAGGLTLGWTPEVATGYGA, encoded by the coding sequence ATGGCCGATCTTACGCTGTATGGCATTCCCACCTGCGACACCTGCAAGAAGGCGCAGAAGGCGCTGGTCAATGCCGGCCATGCCGTCACGTTCCGCGATGTGCGGATGGCCCCGCTGTCCGAGGCCGAGATCGACGAGCTGGTCACCGAATTCGGTCCGGCGATCATCAACCGCCAGTCCACAACTTGGCGGTCGCTGTCGGATTTCCTGCGGGAATCGGACCCCGAGGCACAGCTGGCCGCCCAACCCACGCTGATGAAGCGCCCGGTGATCCGGGGGGCGGGTGGCCTGACATTGGGCTGGACCCCCGAGGTGGCGACGGGTTACGGAGCCTGA
- a CDS encoding DUF805 domain-containing protein, translated as MNMIEAVKVCFSKYVTFSGRARRAEYWWFILFTTIVSFVLQLLDGSFSGEPGIISGVWGLATFLPSLAAASRRLHDIDRTAWWLLIILVPLIGWIVLIVFFATPGTRGPNRFGADPITGNRADVFN; from the coding sequence ATGAACATGATCGAGGCCGTGAAGGTCTGCTTCTCGAAATACGTCACCTTTTCCGGCCGCGCACGGCGGGCGGAATACTGGTGGTTCATCCTGTTTACCACCATCGTGTCGTTCGTCCTGCAACTGCTTGATGGCTCGTTCTCGGGCGAGCCGGGCATCATCTCGGGTGTCTGGGGCCTGGCCACATTCCTGCCCTCGCTGGCCGCCGCTTCACGCCGCCTGCATGACATCGACCGCACCGCATGGTGGTTGCTGATCATTCTGGTGCCGCTGATCGGCTGGATCGTGCTGATCGTCTTCTTCGCCACCCCCGGCACGCGCGGGCCGAACCGCTTTGGCGCTGACCCGATCACCGGCAACCGGGCCGACGTCTTCAACTGA